The DNA region ATGACCGCTACAAGCACCTGGTGGGAAAAACGGTGATTCTGCCCATTATCGGACGGGAAATCCCGATCGTGGCCGACGAGTACGTGGATCCCGAATTCGGCAGCGGCGCGCTCAAAGTGACTCCCGCCCACGATCCCAACGACTTTGAGATCGGTAAGCGCCACGATCTGCCGCAGGTCCTGGTGTTGGACGAAGAGGGCAGGATGAACGAAAACGCCGGTCCCTACAAGGGGCTGGACCGCTTTGAATGCCGCAAGCGGATCGTGAAGGACCTGAAAGAGGCGGGCGTATTGGTCAAGGTCGAGGATCATGTGCATTCGGTCGGGCACAGCGAGCGTTCCGGCGCCGTGGTGGAACCGATCCTCTCCACCCAGTGGTTCGTGAAGATGAAGCCGCTGGCGGAGCGGGCGATCGCCGACACCAAGAGCGGAAAAGGGGTCCGCTTCGTCCCCGAGCGGTTTGAAAAGATCTATCTCCACTGGATCGAGAACGTGCGGGATTGGTGCATTTCCCGCCAGCTGTGGTGGGGTCACCGCATTCCGGCGTGGCACTGCGGAGACTGCGGCGAAATCACCGTCTCCCGGGAGACCCCCGACAAGTGCTCCCACTGCGGAAGCACATCCCTTGAGCAGGATCCCGACGTGCTGGACACCTGGTTCAGTTCTGCCCTGTGGCCCTTTTCCACCATGGGCTGGCCGGAGGATACCGAGGACTTGCGCCGCTACTATCCGACGGATGTGCTCGTCACCGGCTACGACATCATTTACTTCTGGGTGGCCCGTATGATTTTCACCGCCCTGGAGTTTACCGGACAGAAGCCCTTTAAAGAGGTGTTGATCACCGGGATCGTCCGGGATGCGGAAGGGCGCAAGATGTCCAAATCCCTGGGCAACGGCGTGGACCCGCTGGATGTGATTGAAAAATACGGGACCGATGCGATGCGGTTTATGCTGTCCACCGGGTGCACCCCCGGAAACGATCAACGCTTCCGCTGGGAGCGGGTGGAGTCGGCCCGCAACTTCGCCAACAAGATTTGGAACGCCTCCCGCTTTGCGCTGATGCATTTGGCGGAGGCACGGGAGGAGGATCTGACCTTGACGGGTTCCCTCACGGTGTCCGACCGCTGGATCCTCCATCGGTTGAACGAAACGATCGACGAGGTGACCCGTCACTTGAACCGCTACGACTTCGGTGAAGCCGGACGGGTTCTGTACCACTTTATCTGGGATGAGTTTTGCGACTGGTACATCGAATTCTCCAAGCTGTCCCTCTACGGGGAGGATGAGGAGGCCAAGCGCGTCACCCGGGCGGTTCTCTGCCATGTGCTGGACCGCGCCCTGCGTCTGCTCCATCCCTTCATGCCCTTCATCACGGAGGAAATTTGGCAGAAGCTCCCCGGAACCGGCCCCAGCATCACGGTGGCGGAATGGCCGGAGGCGGACGAGGCTTTCCAGGCTCCGGATGCGGTCAAGGAAATGCAGATCCTGATCGACGTGATCCGGTCCGTGCGCAACATTCGTTCAGAAATGGAGGTTCCGCCCAAAAAGCAGGTCACCCTCCTGATCCGCACCGAACCGGAGGCCTATGCCGCGATCCGGGACAACGAGTCGGCCATTCGCCGCTTGTGCGGTGCGGAAAAGGTGACGGCGGGCCCCGACGTCACCCGTCCCGACAAGGCGATGACGGCGGTGGTGTCCGGTGCCGAAGTGTTTCTCCCCCTGGAGGGGATGATCGACATCGAGGAGACAATCGCCCGCCTGGAGAAGGAGCTGAAAAAGCTCGATTACGAAGTGGAGCGGGTGGAGAAGAAGCTCTCCAATCCCGGGTTCGTCCAGAAGGCTCCGGCCCACATCGTCGAAGGGGAAAGACGGAAAGGGGAGGAATACCGGGAGAGAAGGGAGAAGGTGCTGGCCCGCCTGCGGGAATTGAAAGGGTAGGGAGCGGGACCTCCCTGCCCTTTTTTCCTAAAAACGTCACCCCTCTTTTCTTGATCGGCCGAAAGATCCCCGTTATCATGAAAAGGTAAACGCAGTTTGGAGTCTTGAGGAAAGGGATCGAGGGCAAGATGACTCAACAGCGGTTTGTCACCAAAGAGGACGTGTTCAGGTGGATGGAAGAGGGATGCGCCTCGGGCATTCAGCCGGGGCTGGAACGGATGAACTGGGCTCTCGAGCGGCTGGGGCATCCCGAAAGGCGCCTGAAGTTTATCCATATCGCGGGGACTAACGGAAAGGGATCCACCGCGGCGATGATCGCGCAGGTTCTGAGGAAAGCCGGGTATTCGACGGGGATGTTTATCTCTCCCTATGTGACGGAATGGAATGAGCGGATTTCCGTGGACGGACGTCCCATCCCGGACTCCTCTTTCGTCCGCTGGGCGGAACACCTGCGTCCGCTGGTGGAGGAGATGGACCGGGAAGTGGGGAAACCCACCCCCTTCGAAT from Planifilum fimeticola includes:
- a CDS encoding valine--tRNA ligase — its product is MADKRTELPSAYDPKRTEEKWYDYWLEGGFFKAGKDPSKPPFTIVIPPPNVTGNLHIGHALNNTLQDILIRWKRMQGYDALWLPGMDHAGIATQSRVEARLREEGISRHDLGREKFLERVWEWKEHYAGVIREQWRKMGVSVDYSRERFTMDEGLSRAVREVFVRLYEKGLIYRGKYIINWDPEARTALSDIEVIHKEVPGKLYHLRYPLKDGSGHIQIATTRPETMLADTAVAVHPEDDRYKHLVGKTVILPIIGREIPIVADEYVDPEFGSGALKVTPAHDPNDFEIGKRHDLPQVLVLDEEGRMNENAGPYKGLDRFECRKRIVKDLKEAGVLVKVEDHVHSVGHSERSGAVVEPILSTQWFVKMKPLAERAIADTKSGKGVRFVPERFEKIYLHWIENVRDWCISRQLWWGHRIPAWHCGDCGEITVSRETPDKCSHCGSTSLEQDPDVLDTWFSSALWPFSTMGWPEDTEDLRRYYPTDVLVTGYDIIYFWVARMIFTALEFTGQKPFKEVLITGIVRDAEGRKMSKSLGNGVDPLDVIEKYGTDAMRFMLSTGCTPGNDQRFRWERVESARNFANKIWNASRFALMHLAEAREEDLTLTGSLTVSDRWILHRLNETIDEVTRHLNRYDFGEAGRVLYHFIWDEFCDWYIEFSKLSLYGEDEEAKRVTRAVLCHVLDRALRLLHPFMPFITEEIWQKLPGTGPSITVAEWPEADEAFQAPDAVKEMQILIDVIRSVRNIRSEMEVPPKKQVTLLIRTEPEAYAAIRDNESAIRRLCGAEKVTAGPDVTRPDKAMTAVVSGAEVFLPLEGMIDIEETIARLEKELKKLDYEVERVEKKLSNPGFVQKAPAHIVEGERRKGEEYRERREKVLARLRELKG